One Glycine max cultivar Williams 82 chromosome 3, Glycine_max_v4.0, whole genome shotgun sequence DNA window includes the following coding sequences:
- the LOC100814647 gene encoding protein ENHANCED DISEASE RESISTANCE 4 — protein MSDSANKLRLVRCPKCQNLLPELADYSVYQCGGCGAVLRAKHKGYVSGSLSDEGKVGLGGDSGKSESSLEKGLVDRSDASDVDAKSSSVPSRDDNQRAVDKVDNIDEGFQNQPEDAGEKGVIDDDVDVGRNKDELGKTIGREQEEPPKSQIGRENGSKFSNWPNGERNEMEGFWRKPRADMENVRFSTSKYPDEGPSNGFSSNYMESWRSRKESDGPNMVQHLEQDRAELLRKLDELKVHISKSSEMVHNPKGKILPEERMIPPDPHPYGGGSDPWFSDGSSGLNRTSRQFFGTDKHVAGSNHFNYHHDPYSYASGHDMAMPNFPLSMHNPNRYGDPLASQMPRRGPHQFPQQPLHPYYPGRYVDTNPDSYELYSHNAMLHPPTCSCFHCYDSKQRGSVPALPASFINSRFPDTPNDPMLYHHEIPGAFGPHVHNSRTTIPPVTYRQKQLHARWASDFNSEMSGFVRSRPRKVMLASSSQRCYPAAGGSPFISCHNCFELLLLPKKALVLVKNHQQKVQCGACSSEISFAVINKKLVISPNLETKGVPSRGDNSSNEVVSSRMSHSRGHVSRTGANFSSDDYSGYDFHSVDREPISLVALNSNKSREMPSFHSSSLSTSEDENSPEAMIAPREATKSIQRPTTDSLSPPAGSPLQEYFDYSSNNHAVNRFGKGNQSSRSEQEKTKVDKMSARQNSLKETALATEMDVHDYSNTGVSQDSGDASREHDHPRSNRGGESFFANIIKKSFRDFSRSNHTDERSKISVTVNGQPLSDRVVKKAEKLAGTIQPGNYWYDFRAGFWGVMGGPCLGIIPPFIEEFNHPLPDKCSGGSTGVLVNGRELHQKDLDLLSGRGLPTDIDRSYIIEISGRVLDEDTGEELDSLGKLAPTVEKVKHGFGMKAPRAAT, from the exons ATGTCGGACTCGGCCAACAAGTTGCGATTGGTGCGTTGCCCAAAGTGTCAAAATCTTCTTCCCGAACTCGCTGATTACTCTGTCTATCAATGTGGTGGCTGTGGTGCCGTTCTTCGAG CGAAGCATAAAGGTTATGTGAGTGGTAGCTTGTCGGATGAGGGGAAGGTTGGACTTGGAGGAGATTCTGGTAAATCAGAAAGTTCTTTGGAGAAAGGCTTAGTTGATCGCAGTGACGCTTCAGATGTTGATGCTAAGTCCAGTAGTGTTCCCTCTAGGGATGATAATCAAAGGGCTGTGGATAAAGTAGATAACATCGACGAGGGGTTTCAGAACCAACCAGAGGATGCTGGTGAGAAAGGGGTaattgatgatgatgttgatgtcGGCAGGAATAAAGATGAACTGGGTAAAACAATAGGAAGAGAACAGGAGGAACCTCCCAAGTCTCAAATTGGTCGTGAGAATGGGTCCAAATTCTCTAATTGGCCGAATGGAGAGAGAAATGAGATGGAAGGGTTTTGGAGAAAGCCACGAGCTGATATGGAAAATGTGAGATTTTCCACTTCGAAGTATCCTGACGAGGGACCTTCAAATGGCTTTTCTAGTAATTATATGGAATCGTGGAGGAGTCGTAAAGAATCAGATGGTCCAAACATGGTTCAGCACCTTGAGCAGGATCGAGCTGAGCTTCTAAGGAAGCTGGATGAGTTAAAGGTTCACATCAGTAAGTCTTCTGAAATGGTTCACAACCCCAAAGGAAAGATTCTTCCCGAAGAAAGGATGATTCCTCCGGATCCTCATCCTTATGGTGGTGGCTCTGATCCTTGGTTTTCAGATGGATCATCAGGGTTGAACAGAACTTCAAGGCAATTTTTTGGCACTGATAAGCATGTGGCAGGTTCCAATCATTTCAATTATCATCATGATCCATATTCTTATGCAAGTGGTCATGACATGGCTATGCCCAACTTCCCTCTTTCAATGCATAATCCAAATCGATACGGGGATCCTCTTGCATCCCAAATGCCGAGGAGAGGTCCACACCAGTTCCCACAACAGCCTTTGCATCCCTACTATCCTGGACGGTATGTTGATACTAATCCAGATTCATATGAACTATACTCGCATAATGCAATGCTTCACCCACCTACTTGCTCTTGTTTCCATTGCTATGATAGCAAACAAAGAGGTTCAGTGCCAGCACTGCCTGCTTCATTCATTAACAGCAGATTCCCCGATACCCCAAATGATCCTATGTTATACCATCATGAGATCCCAGGGGCATTTGGTCCACATGTTCATAATTCTAGAACTACCATTCCTCCTGTGACTTATcgtcaaaaacaattacatgcAAGATGGGCTAGTGACTTCAACTCTGAGATGAGTGGTTTTGTTCGAAGCCGTCCTCGCAAAGTAATGTTAGCTAGCAGTAGCCAGCGTTGCTATCCTGCAGCTGGTGGTTCGCCCTTCATCTCATGTCATAATTGCTTTGAGTTGCTGCTACTGCCTAAAAAAGCATTGGTtctggtgaaaaatcaccagcAAAAGGTGCAATGTGGGGCTTGTTCTTCAGAAATCAGCTTTGCTGTCATCAATAAGAAGCTGGTTATTTCTCCTAATTTAGAAACAAAGGGAGTTCCCTCAAGAGGTGATAATAGCTCTAATGAGGTTGTGAGTAGCCGTATGTCACATTCCCGAGGTCACGTGAGCAGGACTGGTGCTAACTTTTCATCTGATGATTATTCTGGTTATGATTTTCATTCAGTAGACAGAGAACCTATTTCTCTGGTTGCTTTGAACTCTAACAAGTCCCGGGAGATGCCGAGTTTTCATTCTTCATCTCTCAGTACCTCTGAAGATGAAAATAGTCCGGAAGCAATGATTGCTCCAAGGGAGGCCACTAAGTCCATTCAACGGCCAACTACAGACTCTCTATCTCCTCCTGCTGGCTCCCCTCTGCAGGAGTATTTTGATTACTCTAGTAATAACCATGCAGTAAATCGGTTTGGAAAGGGAAACCAAAGTAGTCGCTCAGAGCAGGAGAAGACAAAAGTGGACAAGATGTCAGCACGTCAAAATTCTTTGAAAGAGACAGCACTTGCAACAGAGATGGATGTCCATGATTATTCTAACACTGGGGTTTCCCAGGATTCTGGAGATGCTAGCCGAGAACATGATCATCCTAGATCCAACAGAGGTGGTGAATCATTTTTTGCAAACATTATCAAGAAAAGCTTCCGAGATTTCTCCCGGTCTAATCATACAGATGAGCGTAGCAAAATCAGTGTTACTGTAAATGGGCAGCCCTTATCAGATCGTGTTGTCAAGAAGGCTGAAAAGCTAGCCGGAACAATTCAGCCTGGAAATTATTG GTATGATTTTCGGGCTGGATTTTGGGGTGTCATGGGAGGGCCTTGTCTTGGAATAATTCCT CCATTTATAGAAGAGTTCAATCATCCCCTCCCAGACAAATGTTCTGGTGGGAGTACTGGTGTTTTAGTAAATGGTAGGGAACTTCACCAAAAAGACTTAGATTTGCTATCTGGGAGAGGACTCCCCACAGATATAGATAGATCTTATATCATTGAAATTTCTGGGAGAGTCCTGGATGAAGACACAGGTGAAGAGCTGGACAGCCTAGGCAAACTTGCACCAAC GGTGGAGAAAGTAAAGCATGGATTTGGCATGAAAGCACCTAGAGCAGCTACATAA
- the UGT1 gene encoding glucosyltransferase, which translates to MEVSKEEARVAPAPALVAMLPSPGMGHLIPMIEFAKRVVCYHNLAVSFVIPTDGPPSKAQKAVLEALPDSISHTFLPPVNLSDFPPDTKIETLISHTVLRSLPSLRQAFHSLSATNTLSAVVVDLFSTDAFDVAAEFNASPYVFYPSTATVLSLFFHLPTLDQQVQCEFRDLPEPVSIPGCIPLPGKDLLDPVQDRKNEAYKWILHHCKRYKEAEGIIGNSFEELEPGAWNELQKEEQGRPPVYAVGPLVRMEAGQADSECLRWLDEQPRGSVLFVSFGSGGTLSSAQINELALGLEKSEQRFLWVVKSPNEEIANATYFSAESQADPLQFLPEGFVERTKGRGFLVQSWAPQPQVLGHPSTGGFLTHCGWNSILESVVNGVPFIAWPLFAEQRTNAFMLTHDVKVALRPNVAESGLVERQEIASLVKCLMEGEQGKKLRYRIKDIKEAAAKALAQHGSSTTNISNLALKWTHKFN; encoded by the coding sequence ATGGAAGTCTCAAAAGAAGAAGCTCGAGTGGCACCCGCACCGGCCCTAGTGGCGATGCTGCCATCCCCTGGCATGGGCCACCTAATCCCAATGATCGAGTTCGCAAAGCGAGTGGTGTGCTACCATAACCTGGCGGTGAGCTTCGTGATCCCCACTGACGGCCCACCTTCAAAAGCCCAAAAGGCAGTTCTGGAGGCCCTTCCGGACTCAATTTCCCACACCTTCCTCCCTCCGGTCAATCTCTCCGACTTCCCGCCGGACACCAAAATCGAAACCCTGATCTCCCACACCGTCCTCCGCTCCCTTCCTTCCCTCCGCCAAGCATTCCACTCCCTCTCCGCCACAAACACCCTCTCCGCCGTCGTCGTAGACCTCTTCTCCACCGACGCCTTCGACGTCGCCGCCGAATTCAATGCCTCCCCCTACGTCTTCTATCCCTCCACTGCCACCGTCCTCTCCTTGTTCTTCCACCTCCCCACCCTCGACCAGCAGGTCCAGTGCGAGTTCCGAGACCTCCCAGAACCGGTCAGCATCCCCGGTTGCATTCCTCTTCCCGGCAAGGACCTGTTGGACCCGGTTCAGGACCGCAAAAACGAGGCCTACAAGTGGATCCTACACCACTGCAAGCGATACAAAGAAGCCGAGGGGATAATCGGGAACAGCTTCGAGGAGCTCGAACCGGGAGCCTGGAACGAGCTGCAGAAGGAAGAACAAGGGAGGCCTCCGGTTTACGCGGTGGGACCGCTTGTAAGAATGGAAGCAGGTCAGGCCGACTCGGAGTGCTTGAGGTGGCTGGACGAGCAGCCACGTGGAAgtgttttgtttgtttccttcGGAAGCGGTGGGACACTCTCGAGTGCACAGATCAACGAGCTGGCTCTCGGGTTGGAAAAAAGTGAGCAACGGTTTCTGTGGGTGGTGAAGAGCCCAAACGAAGAAATAGCCAACGCGACGTACTTCAGCGCCGAGAGCCAAGCGGATCCCTTGCAGTTCTTACCGGAAGGGTTCGTGGAGAGAACAAAAGGAAGAGGGTTTTTGGTTCAGTCTTGGGCTCCGCAGCCTCAGGTATTGGGCCATCCATCCACGGGTGGGTTCTTGACCCACTGCGGCTGGAACTCTATTCTGGAGAGCGTGGTGAACGGTGTGCCTTTCATAGCCTGGCCTCTGTTCGCGGAGCAGAGGACCAACGCCTTTATGCTCACGCATGACGTCAAGGTGGCGCTGAGGCCCAACGTTGCAGAGAGTGGCTTGGTGGAGAGACAGGAGATAGCCAGCCTAGTCAAGTGCCTCATGGAAGGTGAACAAGGGAAGAAGCTTCGTTACCGAATCAAGGATATCAAGGAGGCTGCGGCTAAGGCTCTCGCTCAACATGGTTCCTCCACCACCAACATCTCCAATTTGGCTCTCAAGTGGACCCACAAATTCAACTAG